The genomic region TCGTCATCCTCAGGCCGACCAAGGCAATGGTCATCGAGCCGGTCAAGGAGATACCGCAGATGGGTCGCTTTGCTATCCGTGACATGGGCCAGACCGTCGCCGCCGGTATGGTCATCTCCATCCAGAAGGCCGAGTGAAGGCCTTCTCCCTTTCCATTACTTCCTAAACCTTAGGAGGGACGGAAATGCAGAAGGCGAGGATTAAACTTGCGAGCACCAACATTAAGGCCCTCAACGAGGTCACCGATCAGATCAAGCAGATCGCCGAGAGAACCGGCGTCAGGATGAGCGGACCGATACCGCTTCCAACGAAGAGGATAAGGATTACCACCAGAAAGAGCCCTGACGGAGAAGGAACTGCCACCTTCGACAGGTTTGAGCTCCGCGTCCACAAGAGGCTCGTCGATATTGAAGCCGACGAAAGGGCCATGCGCCAGATCATGCGCATCCGCGTTCCGGAAGATGTTACCATCGAAATCGAGCTCATCTCATGATTCCCTTTTATGCGCCGGGGTAGCCTAGCCTGGGAAGGCGCGGGCCTGGAGAGTCCGTGGGCGTTAGCCCGCCAGGGTTCAAATCCCTGCCCCGGCGCCAGCTCCCTTCACTTTTCTCTCCCGGAACTTTCTTGAAAAGGCTACAAAACGAGAATAAGAAGGGGGTAGGCTCAGACCGGCCTAATAGCGCCTTTTCCTTCCCTTAGGCCTGTTTCTGCCCCATCTCTGCCTGTATTCGTTCTCAAGCTCGTCCCTTCTCACCATCTCGCGGTATTCCCTCGGCAGTTCCTCGCTAAGCTCCGATTTTTTGACGTCAACTCCTGCCTGTTTGGCTATGTACCTGAACCTCCTGAGCTCCCCGGGCTGGATGAAGGTTATTGCCTTCCCCTTCTTTCCCATTCTCCCGGTTCTGCCTATCCTGTGGATGTACTGTTCGGTGTTCATGGGTATCGAGTAGTTGACGACGTGGCTTATGTCCTGAACATCCAGTCCCCTGGCTGCCACATCCGTTGCAACAAGGATTTTAGTTCGGCCTTCTTTGAAGCGCCTGAAGGTTCTCTCCCTCGAAGGCTGGCTCATGTCGCCGTTGAGGGCCTCGGCCTTAAAGCCGTCTCTCCTAAGCCTCTCGGCCAGCTCCCGGGTTTCCACCTTCGTCTGGCAGAAAACTATGCCGTAAAACCCATCTAAGAGGATTTTCTTGAGTATTTCGTACCTCCTTGACGGAACGGCCTCGATGTACTCCTGCTCAACTTCCCCCGGAACGAGCTCGTCCCTGCTGACGATGACAACCTCTGGGTTCCTCATGTACTTCTTGGCAAGCAGAAGGACATCCATTGGCATCGTGGCGGAGAACATAAGAACCCTCTTTTCTTTAGGGCTAGCCCTGAAAATTGCTTCTATGTCCTCTTGGAAGCCCATGTCGAGCATCCTATCAGCTTCGTCCAGGACTAAGAAGCGGATCGAGTCGAGTTTGAGGGTTCCGCGCCTTATGTGGTCGAGAACCCTCCCGGGTGTTCCCACTACTATCTGTGTTCCCCTCTCAAGGGCCCTCATCTGGGGGCCTATCGGCTGACCACCGTAAATCGCGTATATATGAACCCTCCTCCTTCCCCTGAGGGAGCGGAGTTCTTCACTCACCTGTATGGCGAGTTCTCTCGTTGGGGTCAGAATAAGGGCCTGAACCTCCCTCAAGTTTTCGTCTATCATGTCGAGAATCGGCAGACCAAATGCCGCGGTCTTACCGCTACCGGTCTTGGACTGGCCCACAATGTCACTATTTTTTTCAAGGAGGATTGGAATGACCTCCTTCTGTACATCTGTTGGACTGGAGAAGCCCTTCTTTTTAACGGCCTCAACTGAGGCCCTGGATAAGCCAAGCTCTTCAAAACTCATCTTTTTAGCTCCTTACGCTGAAGTCTCAAACGCGCCCTTTCCTCAGAACGCGCCGAGGAGAAACGCGTTTTGGCGGGCCGGGGGGGATTTGAACCCCCGACCTGCGGATTAAGAGTCCGCCGCTCTAACCAGGCTAAGCTACCGGCCCACGACCCGAAACCATAGAGGCCGGGGGCACTTATAAATTTTTCGGTGCTGGGCCCAGGTTTTTAAGCTTGAAATCCAATATTAAACCATGGATGGCTCGTATCATGCGGTAAAGTTGCTCGCCGAGGTGTTGGCGTTCTCAATGCTTTCTCTCGCCATCTACACCGTTTACAGTGTCAGGGGATGGATTGCCTCATACTTTGGCAGAAGAACTTGGTACTACGTCCTTTTAGGTCTTATAATTTTCTGGGCGGGCTATGCAGAAAACGTAATGAACGACGTGATAATCTCCCCGATTACAAAGATTCTCGATGATGTTCTCGT from Thermococcus sp. harbors:
- the rpsJ gene encoding 30S ribosomal protein S10 is translated as MQKARIKLASTNIKALNEVTDQIKQIAERTGVRMSGPIPLPTKRIRITTRKSPDGEGTATFDRFELRVHKRLVDIEADERAMRQIMRIRVPEDVTIEIELIS
- a CDS encoding DEAD/DEAH box helicase, with translation MSFEELGLSRASVEAVKKKGFSSPTDVQKEVIPILLEKNSDIVGQSKTGSGKTAAFGLPILDMIDENLREVQALILTPTRELAIQVSEELRSLRGRRRVHIYAIYGGQPIGPQMRALERGTQIVVGTPGRVLDHIRRGTLKLDSIRFLVLDEADRMLDMGFQEDIEAIFRASPKEKRVLMFSATMPMDVLLLAKKYMRNPEVVIVSRDELVPGEVEQEYIEAVPSRRYEILKKILLDGFYGIVFCQTKVETRELAERLRRDGFKAEALNGDMSQPSRERTFRRFKEGRTKILVATDVAARGLDVQDISHVVNYSIPMNTEQYIHRIGRTGRMGKKGKAITFIQPGELRRFRYIAKQAGVDVKKSELSEELPREYREMVRRDELENEYRQRWGRNRPKGRKRRY